One genomic segment of Arachis duranensis cultivar V14167 chromosome 4, aradu.V14167.gnm2.J7QH, whole genome shotgun sequence includes these proteins:
- the LOC127746707 gene encoding uncharacterized protein LOC127746707, with translation MLKPGILTPYRGVRYHLKEYSMREPQNPKELFNHRHSSLRNVIERCFGVLKKRFPIIAGDTEPYYSFETMRDIFLACCILHNYLMGVDVDQSIIDAVDRELLQEQSIDRSHSNQPHDEEYRHASLLRDNIAFEMWNVYQSL, from the coding sequence ATGCTAAAGCCTGGGATACTGACACCATATAGAGGTGTTCGGTATCACTTGAAAGAGTATTCAATGCGTGAACCACAAAATCCCAAAGAATTATTCAACCACCGACATTCTTCATTAAGAAATGTCATCGAAAGATGTTTCGGAGTTCTAAAGAAAAGATTCCCAATTATAGCCGGCGACACAGAACCTTATTATTCATTTGAAACTATGCGAGACATTTTTTTGGCATGTTGCATACTACATAACTATTTAATGGGTGTCGATGTTGATCAGTCTATAATTGATGCGGTTGATCGAGAATTGCTACAAGAACAAAGCATAGATAGATCACATTCAAATCAACCACATGATGAGGAATATAGGCATGCATCGTTGTTAAGAGATAACATTGCATTCGAAATGTGGAATGTGTATCAATCATTATAG
- the LOC107486697 gene encoding cystathionine gamma-synthase 1, chloroplastic yields the protein MAAPTSHKLFSALNCRSNPDFSAPPPSFNRRLNSAAFYGPSAIILRFPPNCTGTAPFPPAPAETLSSAAISAEIAADDNVSAGAGGNGAVPVQFSGSVDSSSYSFLKSDGSMAIHAAERLGRGIVTDAITTPVVNTSAYFFKKTADLIDFKEKRQFSFEYGRYGNPTTIVLEEKLSALEGAESTLIMASGMCASTVLLMALVPAGGHLVTTTDCYRKTRIFIETVLPKMGIKASVIDPADVTALESALEENNVSLFFTESPTNPFLRCVDIKLVSEICHRKGALVCIDGTFATPLNQKALALGADLVLHSATKYIGGHNDVLGGYISGPDKLVSQVRTLHHVLGGTLNPNAAYLFIRGLKTLHLRVQQQNSTALRMAKILEEHPKVKHVYYPGLPSHPEHQLAMRQMTGFGGVVSFEIDGDLITTIKFVDALKIPYIAPSFGGCESIVDQPAIMSYWDLPQLERAKYGINDNLVRFSFGVEDFEDLKADVLQALEVI from the exons atggcAGCTCCAACTTCTCACAAGCTTTTTTCTGCCCTTAACTGCCGCTCCAATCCCGACTTCTCCGCACCTCCGCCTTCCTTCAACCGCCGCCTCAACTCTGCCGCATTTTACGGTCCCTCCGCCATCATCCTCCGCTTCCCTCCAAACTGTACAGGTACAGCTCCGTTTCCGCCAGCACCGGCGGAAACGTTATCGTCGGCGGCGATCTCAGCTGAGATCGCCGCCGACGATAACGTTTCCGCCGGTGCTGGCGGAAACGGAGCTGTACCTGTACAGTTCAGTGGTTCGGTTGATAGTTCTAGTTATTCTTTTTTGAAATCCGATGGAAGCATGGCGATTCATGCCG CTGAAAGATTAGGTAGGGGTATTGTAACTGATGCAATTACCACCCCTGTGGTGAACACTTCTGCTTACTTCTTTAAGAAAACCGCTGATCTCATTGATTTCAAG GAGAAACGCCAATTTAGTTTTGAATATGGGCGATATGGAAATCCGACAACAATAGTTTTAGAGGAGAAGTTAAG TGCACTGGAGGGGGCCGAATCAACTTTGATAATGGCGTCTGGGATGTGTGCAAGCACAGTTTTGTTGATGGCACTAGTTCCAGCTGGGGGACATCTTGTGACCACCACAGATTGTTACAGGAAGACTAGAATATTCATTGAGACCGTGCTTCCAAAGATGGGAATCAAG GCATCTGTTATAGATCCAGCAGATGTTACAGCCTTGGAATCTGCATTGGAGGAGAACAAT GTGTCTCTATTCTTTACTGAGTCTCCTACCAATCCTTTCCTCAGATGCGTTGATATTAAGCTGGTTTCTGAGATTTGTCACAGAAAAGGGGCTTTGGTCTGCATTGATGGTACATTTGCAACGCCTTTGAACCAGAAGGCCCTTGCCCTTGGTGCTGATCTTGTTTTGCACTCTGCAACAAAGTACATTGGGGGTCATAATGAT GTCCTTGGTGGTTACATTAGTGGTCCAGATAAGTTGGTTTCACAAGTTCGTACTTTGCATCATGTTTTGGGTGGTACTCTTAATCCG AATGCTGCATACCTATTCATTAGAGGCTTGAAAACCCTGCATCTTCGTGTACAGCAGCAGAATTCAACAGCATTGAGGATGGCCAAAATTTTAGAGGAACATCCCAAG GTGAAGCACGTGTACTATCCAGGCTTGCCAAGTCATCCTGAACATCAGCTTGCCATGAGGCAGATGACTGGTTTTGGTGGTGTTGTCAGTTTTGAG ATTGATGGAGATCTAATAACCACCATAAAATTTGTTGATGCACTGAAAATCCCATATATTGCACCCTCATTTGGAGGCTGTGAGAGCATTGTGGATCAACCTGCTATCATGTCTTACTG GGATCTTCCTCAGTTAGAAAGGGCCAAGTATGGTATTAATGACAACTTGGTTCGCTTCAGCTTTGGAGTTGAAGATTTTGAGGATTTGAAGGCTGATGTTCTGCAAGCTTTGGAAGTCATATAA
- the LOC107486385 gene encoding transmembrane emp24 domain-containing protein p24delta7, producing MWNSIHLHLHHLLLLIVVVAPSLLLCSLVESVQLELKSGHTKCISEEISDNAMSVGNYIIVNPNEGYPIPNSHKITVRVSSPRGISYHYAETVDSGTFWFNSKEAGDYTACFWAIDHSPAVTLIIDFDWKSGVTIKDWSKVAKKGHVEAMELELKKLFDTLSNIHYEMLYLRKREEQMQELNKMTNKKMFTFSLLSLLVCLSVAGLQLWHLKLYFVRKKVL from the exons ATGTGGAATTctattcatcttcatcttcatcatcttcttctccttATAGTGGTTGTTGCACCTTCCTTGTTACTTTGCAGCTTGGTGGAATCGGTGCAGTTGGAGCTGAAATCGGGGCACACGAAGTGCATATCGGAGGAAATCAGCGACAATGCCATGAGTGTCGGCAATTACATCATTGTTAACCCAAACGAAGGGTATCCCATACCCAATTCTCACAAGATCACTGTCAGG GTGAGTTCACCTCGAGGGATCAGTTATCACTATGCTGAAACAGTGGATTCTGGTACTTTCTGGTTTAATTCCAAAGAGGCTGGTGACTACACCGCTTGTTTTTGGGCAATTGATCACAGTCCGGCGGTAACTTTGATCATTGATTTTGACTGGAAAAGTGGGGTCACTATCAAAGACTGGTCCAAGGTTGCTAAAAAAGGACATGTTGAA GCAATGGAACTCGAGTTGAAGAAGTTATTTGATACTCTCTCGAACATCCACTATGAGATGCTTTATCTTCGTAAAAG GGAAGAACAGATGCAAGAACTTAACAAAATGACGAACAAGAAGATGTTTACGTTCAGCTTACTTTCATTATTGGTTTGCTTGTCTGTGGCTGGTTTGCAACTATGGCATTTGAAGTTATATTTTGTGAGAAAGAAGGTCCTCTGA